A stretch of Fulvia fulva chromosome 4, complete sequence DNA encodes these proteins:
- a CDS encoding Core trichothecene cluster (CTC) protein 15 has product MVGTTVLCSTCNAHFNDNAIRRQHMGGDWHVYNMKRRIVELSPFSLEQYHSLVSEDHIKHEALETPETQLESAADNNLATPEYRGVDETETTNAAQCLFCLIMSNCLHDNLEHMATTHGFHIPRPDKLETDVETLLAYLQLVITQFTACLYCGHEKQSAEATRAHMLGKGHCMIDLSPESDFREFWEPIEGDTSTQQMLSETEMRTAAGTIVTSRQHQQSGLFERARSRTSQDVAIVQSTSQTAAQGERPEQSTSTSTSRSLALRDQMGIGGLSDTQRRGLAVVQNKMMAREQRSRNEARWVLEKFGNKTKQKHFKPDVPGRKNG; this is encoded by the exons ATGGTCGGCACGACGGTACTATGCAGCACGTGCAATGCACACTTCAACGACAATGCGATTAGACGACAACATATGGGCGGAGACTGGCATGTCTACAACATGAAACGACGGATTGTCGAGCTTTCGCCATTCTCGCTCGAGCAATACCATTCTCTCGTGTCAGAAGATCATATCAAGCACGAGGCGCTAGAAACACCGGAAACGCAGCTAGAAAGTGCCGCAGACAACAACCTTGCAACGCCAGAATATCGAGGTGTCGACGAGACAGAAACTACGAATGCAGCACAATGCCTCTTTTGCTTGATCATGAGCAATTGTCTACATGACAATCTCGAGCACATGGCTACTACGCACGGCTTCCACATCCCTCGTCCGGACAAGCTCGAGACTGATGTCGAGACTTTGCTTGCGTACCTTCAGCTGGTCATCACTCAGTTTACCGCCTGCCTGTATTGTGGCCATGAGAAGCAATCCGCAGAAGCGACACGTGCTCACATGCTCGGCAAAGGGCATTGTATGATCGACCTCTCACCCGAGTCTGACTTTCGGGAGTTTTGGGAACCCATCGAAGGTGACACCTCGACTCAGCAAATGCTATCAGAGACAGAAATGCGTACAGCTGCAGGCACCATAGTCACGAGCAGGCAGCATCAGCAGTCTGGACTCTTCGAACGAGCTCGGAGCCGCACATCGCAAGATGTCGCTATCGTACAATCGACTTCGCAAACTGCAGCACAAGGCGAGCGACCTGAGCAGAGCACTTCAACATCGACCAGCAGATCTCTAGCCCTTCGCGATCAGATGGGCATCGGAGGCCTATCTGACACCCAGAGACGAGGACTCGCCGTCGTCCAGAACAAGATGATGGCTCGCGAGCAACGGTCACGAAATGAGGCACGATGGGTCCTGGAGAAGTTCGGTAACAAGACGAAACAGAAGCACTTCAAA CCCGACGTTCCTGGGAGAAAGAATGGATGA
- a CDS encoding N amino acid transport system protein: MASFEYNTGADLEKKVSAINVAPIDPTTELPIYDDSSIDTITALVHEDHQHDIKLRTMSWQKAAWLLAGDQVCLAIMAQSWSLSVLGWVPGIITMLVAGILFYVTSMTMHKFIMKHPRIKDICDFGYHAFGKSNIAYHFTAFMLLANNILLIGFHVLTGAKVLNTLSDHSMCTVIFSVITALIGIVMSLPRTLKHVSFMSMFSAAAMGIAILLFLVFAGIEDAPYYGYNGNFPEDGLVKTYAFPPAGTTWVACMNAVLNITFLWVPQILFPTFIAEMEKPQDFPKALAVLAGISAFLFIVPPAIGFHYLGQYATAPAFGSLGVVAYKKASCAFVIVPTLVIGVIYANVSAKFVYGRIMGNSRHGHSNTVIGWGVWGGVMAAIWLVAFVFAEVIPSMGDFLSLLGAAFDSFFGFIFFAVAYYHLYKGKLFAGPLRSTMTVVHVVIMICGLFLLGPGLYAAVKAIMADYATTTRPAFSCKNLSL, translated from the exons ATGGCTTCCTTCGAGTACAACACTGGTGCAGATCTTGAGAAGAAGGTCTCTGCCATCAACGTTGCTCCCATCGATCCCACGACTGAACTGCCCATCTACGACGACAGCTCGATAGACACCATCACTGCCCTTGTCCACGAAGACCACCAACATGACATCAAGCTCCGGACCATGTCATGGCAGAAAGCTGCCTGGCTCCTCGCTGGCGACCAAGTATGCCTCGCCATCATGGCTCAATCCTGGTCCCTCTCCGTCCTCGGCTGGGTCCCTGGCATCATCACCATGCTCGTCGCCGGCATCCTCTTCTACGTCACCTCGATGACCATGCACAAGTTCATCATGAAGCATCCTCGAATCAAGGACATCTGCGACTTTGGCTACCACGCTTTCGGCAAGAGCAATATCGCATATCACTTCACCGCCTTCATGCTCCTCGCCAACAACATCCTCCTCATTGGCTTCCACGTCCTGACTGGTGCCAAGGTTCTCAACACCCTCTCCGACCACTCCATGTGTACAGTCATCTTCTCGGTCATCACAGCCCTTATCGGTATCGTCATGTCCCTGCCCCGGACACTCAAGCACGTCTCCTTCATGTCCATGTTCTCCGCCGCAGCCATGGGCATTGCCatcctcctcttccttgTCTTCGCCGGCATTGAGGATGCTCCATACTACGGCTACAACGGAAACTTCCCCGAAGACGGCCTCGTCAAGACCTACGCCTTCCCACCAGCCGGTACCACCTGGGTTGCCTGCATGAACGCAGTCCTCAA CATCACCTTCCTCTGGGTCCCGCAAATCCTCTTCCCCACCTTCATCGCGGAAATGGAGAAACCCCAAGACTTCCCTAAAGCCCTCGCCGTCCTCGCCGGCATCTCCGCCTTCCTCTTCATCGTCCCGCCCGCCATAGGATTCCACTACCTAGGTCAATACGCCACCGCTCCAGCCTTTGGATCTTTGGGAGTCGTCGCCTACAAGAAAGCATCCTGCGCCTTCGTCATCGTCCCAACCCTGGTCATTGGAGTCATCTACGCCAACGTCAGCGCCAAGTTCGTCTACGGCCGCATTATGGGCAACTCCCGCCATGGACACAGCAATACTGTCATTGGATGGGGAGTTTGGGGTGGTGTCATGGCTGCGATCTGGCTGGTCGCTTTCGTGTTTGCGGAGGTTATCCCGAGTATGGGTGACTTTTTGTCACTGCTGGGTGCGGCTTTCGACTCGTTCTTCGGCTTCATCTTCTTCGCTGTGGCGTACTATCACTTGTACAAAGGGAAGTTGTTCGCTGGACCACTGCGGTCGACGATGACGGTGGTGCATGTTGTTATCATGATCTGTGGTCTGTTCTTGCTGGGACCGGGGCTGTATGCGGCTGTTAAGGCGATTATGGCGGATTATGCGACGACCACGAGGCCGGCGTTTAGTTGTAAGAATTTGTCGTTGTAG